A single genomic interval of Streptomyces sp. NBC_00663 harbors:
- a CDS encoding L-rhamnose mutarotase, with translation MRIALHTKVRADRVEEYEAAHREVPVELTDAIRAAGATSWTIWRSGTDLFHVLEVEDYPAMLAELEKLPVNMVWQARMGELLDIVHDYSTEGADAGLPVVWELP, from the coding sequence ATGAGGATCGCCCTGCACACCAAGGTCCGCGCGGACCGAGTCGAGGAGTACGAGGCGGCGCACCGCGAGGTGCCCGTCGAACTCACCGACGCGATCCGCGCCGCCGGGGCCACTTCCTGGACGATCTGGCGCAGCGGCACCGACCTCTTCCATGTCCTGGAGGTCGAGGACTACCCGGCGATGCTCGCCGAACTGGAGAAGCTCCCGGTCAACATGGTCTGGCAGGCGCGGATGGGCGAGCTGCTGGACATCGTCCACGACTACTCCACCGAGGGCGCCGACGCCGGCCTGCCCGTCGTATGGGAACTGCCATGA